Within Osmia lignaria lignaria isolate PbOS001 chromosome 11, iyOsmLign1, whole genome shotgun sequence, the genomic segment GTAATCGAACAGAGGGATGGGTGTTAAGAGAAGAAAACGAAAGCTGAACAACGTGTAGACGCGAACGGTTTTGCTTTTGAGTTACTTTCTTTTAAGTAGGTCGAGCATTTTGACTGGACCGAGTGAATTTCGCGCTAATGATCTTGTCGGATTGCTTTCTTGTACGTGATTCATCAACAACGATGATTTGATAGAATTTCATTTGTTAACAGGACACGACGAGTTGACATTAATTTTCTTTGGACAATTAGTGTATTTGTTAATAGATGATTTTCTATTAAGAAGAGAAGCTTGTGTCTGCTTTTTTACACGTAGGGAAGAGAAATGACTTTCTCTCGATCGAAGAATCATGCGGTTGACGCGTTAAAGAAGAGTGTAAGCTGGAAATTGGGTCAAAGAACTCTAATTTAATGGAATCTGTAACGAGCAAacagagaaggaaagaaaaaattcaaAGTTCGTGAATTTAATTATCCTCTATTTGttagtgaaagaaagaaagtgaaAGTGTAACTCCTGAGCAAAGATGAAAGTTTccatttttggaaaattaaaattctaaaaaaagttatattattaCCATTTTAATTCATAAGGGTAAAATATCCCCGTTACAAGTTGTATTTAACGATTGAcaccttaataaaaaaaataagaaaaaatctgCAAAGAAACATGCTTGCAGTTGCTTGATTGCACTTGCTCGAGCTGTCGGAAGTTCATCGTTCGCCAGATGCGCCTGCGCAGAAGTCGCGACGCGATCTGAGCCGATTTCAAGCTGGCTCTCcccgttttatgatatttcaaaGGCAAAAAAGGAAGCGTCCGGAATGTGTGCCAGTGGGTCTCGGCCCCCGTCGACGATTTTCCTCCCTCCAGATCGATGCTAACGAGAAGAACCGTGGAGAACGGGCCTAATTCGAAGGAAATGGTAACAGGTGGGAGAAAAGATCCGTAAGTGGGGAGGAAAAGGTGCATAGAAAGAGGTACCCTTCTCGAACTCCGTCGACTCTCTCGATCGAACGCTCCAACGACTTCCATCAACGCCTTCCCATCATTTTCCATcggaaaaataaacgaaaattgaaaagaagaatCACGAGATACGAATTGTTAATTCAATCAGcgtcgaatgaaaaattttccaagaaattaattttccaccgAGATTAAGAGAATGATAAAGAACCTGTTAATTGGACTTAATGGTTAAATTGTACGAGAGCGTAGAGCAATTAATATCACTCTTTAGACACTGTTCCTGGGTACATGGTTCCCTGAACAACGTTTCACTTAGCACGATTTGTTACACAATCCGTGGCATCGTGCTACTTGCGAGACACGCTTACCCACAACCGTCCCACCATCGCCGACATCCGGATCATCGAGGCAAGAAAGAGCTGCAGTTTCATGTCGCTTTATGCTTGTTAATCCGTTCGATTAGGAAATATACGGGGAGAGTTTGAAATCGCGAACACCTAAGAAATATGCAACGCACGCTGACTGGTTGGCACACTTTTCCTCCTTCGATCCTCTCTCGTTTCGGTTTTCCTAAACATCCGGATCCGTTCGGGTCCATCGTTCTCGATAACAACCGATATTCCCCCTCTGGTGGCAATAAATTCAAcgcttcgagatattttctgATCGTTGATTATTCGTATAATTTTATTCGATTGCGCAAATAAATAAATGGTACAAAAGAGAGGGTAAGATGAGTATGGTAGAGGATGGTGTAATAAATAACATGGTTGTACGTGTACTTTGGTTTCCTCAGCGTCCGTCTCGTCCACCGTTCGTCCCGTCATCAAACGCGTGTCACGCGCggcaagaaattttcaaatcgtcACTTTCGTTCGTCAGTCCCGGTCACTAAGTCTCAACTAATGTCATCGTCACTGTCGTTCGAACGGCGTCAGTCCATCGTCCGAGGATCATCGAATTTTCTTCGAGATGATCCGCGCGTCGATCGCATCAGAGCACTCGTGAATCGGCGAACAGGTGAGCGTATCCTCTGTACGGTAGATCGTGGTCCTCCTCCCCGAGAGATCTCTTCTTGCGGTAGTGGTGATGACCCACGTCCTGCGCGTACACCACGTGGTGGCCACCGCCGCTGTCATGGCCGCTGGCCAACTTCTTCACGGCGACTATCAACGACAGCATCAACGCCAGCGCGGAAACCATTAACGCTTTCATGGCTAGCAGACCGAGAGCACCGAATCCCAGAGCCGCCATCATTTTTCCTGGGAACAGAAGAGGAAACATTAGTCTCTTCAGTGTCAGATGAAGGCAACATTCTTCGTGGCAATATGGTATATGAATTTACAgcttaacatttttattaattaatattaatattaatgaaatcttTACGTAGGTATTTTCgttaaaagtatttcaaaagaaTAGTAAAGTTGAAATTAAGCTGAATTCAAGATTAATACACGAGTATCTTACCCATCATCAGCGCCAAGATCATGTAACCACCTCCGCCGCCCTTCTTTCCGCCGCCACCGCCCCCGAAtccgccgccaccgccgcctcctcctcttcctgaAAACAAAATAAACTTCCTCAGTTCGATGTACTCCTGGATACCCACAGATACTCGTCTGCGAGGATGTTCAAGCAACCTTGATCGACCGGCAGGCTCTCTTGAAGAGCGCTCTCGATGTTCTGCGGCAAGATGCTGGGCAGCTTTATTCTCAGCTCCCTTCCCTCCAGGAACTGCACCAACGTGCCCATGTTACCGAATCCCTTCATCAGCCTTCCCTTTCTGGCCGGTCCGGAACCAGGTACCTCGACCAGGCTGACACCGTCGAATATCTCGATGTTCGGCTCCTTGCTGGATTTCTCCAACAGCTGTTGGACGATCTTCCTGACGATCCTGACACCGTAACAGGACACGGACAGATTCTTGGCATCCGTGCTCGAACATCCCGTTGAGAATCCGCTCCAAACATCCTTGGTGTCGTTCGTGTCCGCGGACGTCGCGGTGGAAAGCACGCAGACGATCAATAGACACAGGGCCAAACGACGGCGTACCCCGTGCCCTGTGCCGTTCTCGAACCAATCCATGGTTTTCGTTGTCGAGTTATCCTCCTCGAATTTCAAGCCGACAACAAGCCTCGCGCCGAATTCCCGTCAAGTATTACGATCACGCGACGCGACACGATAAACGTAAACGAAGCCAAAGATGCGGTAGATCCTGCGGAACCTACGGTGGAGGTCCGAGTGGTGCATCTAAGCGGGCTTCAAATCACGTTTATATAGTTGCACGAGCTGGTCGGCGATTGTACTACGAAAAAAGCAACGAGAGCATCGACGTCAGACCGGGCAGACCGTTCTCTGTTCGAAGCGTGTGCATTAGCCGGCAATTTTTCGTTCGGTCCGACGATCCTCTCGTGGattctttttaattcttatttccgAGACGTTTTAGAGCGTTACGCCGCGGTTGGCTGCGAGGTCGAAGCGAGCGGGTGCGAGCCGAGTAGGCTCGCTACCGAGCAACCAACGCCTCCGCCTGCCTGTCTTCCTTCAACTCGTGCCGATTTTCTCCACCGCGCGTATTCCCGTAGTCTCTTTGTTCTAGATCAGTGGATATCAGTGCACGCGAGTCTCTTGATACCATTCAATCCGTACcgtctcttcctttctctctttccgtcACTTTTAGTGGAGCAGAAGAGAAGGTGACCGATTTCGAATCCACCGATACGCCGAGCTGGCTGGGCTGGCTGGTCGGCTCAGCCGGTTGCCTGCTTTCCTCTGCTCATCTTTCAATATCGCAATTAACGGATTCCACGAGAGTCGAGGAGAGACGCGAGACCGGCATGTCCGCGCCAGATATTAGCTACCATGAAGTCTCTTTTCCATCGCATCCTAGACGGTATCCATTACTTAGGCGGAAAGGTAATCGATGTGGAACCCTTTCAGTCGGTTCCTGTTCCTTCCCGATGGAAAACGCAGAACAGTGGGAGGAAGGTTGATCGGTCTGGCCCGATCGACATCAGGCCAAGATCGCTTACCGAAACTAGTTCATCTCGCCGCATACCTTTCTCTTCTGTTCCACTTCCCCTCGTGTACTCGCCGATACACCGGTATATACGTAACATTGGCTGGTAGGTATAACTAGGCCCGGTTCGAAACCGTTCGCTCGTTCCTCGCGACGACACCACGCCACACGGACGATCGTGTATCCCTGAAGCACGGATCGACCCTCGTCCACACCCTTCTGTTCGAATCTTCACGAAAATTCCACCCTTCTTTCGTCCCTTCGTTCTCACCATGTCCCTTTGGGGTATTCGCGATGTCGAGAGCGAGGTTCCATTGCTAGGcttttctaatatttctacCCGGGCTGCAACTAAAGATGCGAGTTCTaagaatgtataaataaaattagaaatgacAATCTAATCATTTTTCGAACAACCAATTAATTTCAAAGTCCAAGTTGACTCGTATTTTTCCTTAATTGCAATATTATTGTGGAAACTATGTTTGTTAACTTTCTTCTCAGAATTTTCTTCCCGTAAGTTTCTAAGATAGCGGGTGTCGAGTATTTTTCTCATTGCAATTAAATTCAGCCTAGCAAAAGCTCGCAATCAGAAAGCCTAGATCTCTAATTGATCCGAAGTTTCTCTAAGCACTTCCGTAACCGCAAGGAGAACGTTAGAATCCATCGTATAGAGAGAGGTTTTCTCCTCTCGAATGTGTGTCGACCCCGAAACGTTCGATCATTCAGACTTGTCGACACCGTTACCAATAGTTGTACGTTAAACATCCTTGTGTTAATAATAAGAGGATTCGATCAATATTCGATACTTTCTCCTCTCGCGACGAATTTCTCTGAATACGTCGAAAACGTTCGATCGAAATGAAACCAGGTCATCGTAAGTCTCCGCGGATGATTCTTCTCGTTAACGAATTTTCCAAACTGCTCTCGATAGTCGAGCAAGtttcgttttatttcttttttccgtCTACAGGACACGAGGCTGAATCCACGtgtcgattttctttttttccttcaatttacGAGAATCGAAAACTGGGTCAACGATGACAGCCTCCTCTTTCTCCCGGTTGTACCCGAAACCGAAAGTTGATCTCCCAAGAAGAAAGACACCTTCTTTCTCCTGGGTGTCCCTTATCGAACCGTCATCTCCTTCCCGATCCTTCCCAATCGAGCCGGAGAAAGCGACTGAACGAAACGAGGCCGACTTATTTGAATGAAGGATACCTCACGCGTTGTTCGAACAACTTGGTAGTTTTCCCTTCGTTCCGATCATCTTTGACATTTCCGAACGTGGAAAGATCAAAATTGAACAACGAGCGACATCTATGTCCTAGAAATCGTCTTATCGACGAATATCAAATTTGGCATGatgatttatataataaattgaaaattaagataACTGAGCAAGAGTTGTATCGTAGCAATTATCTCATTTTTCATTCGCTACTTTGCCAATTACCAGTGACCTCCACAGTAATCAAGGTATTAATGAAAATCACGTGTTATCGTTTTGATAGCCGACAATGATAAGACACGGATACTTGCTATAACTGGTATCCAtctttagctattttatttttctgcatACCAGGTCACGTTTCATAACGTGTATATCATTCTAAGGAAACAGCTGATAATATCCTTTGAAAATAGAGCTTTTCTTATTTTCGAAAAGGTAATAGTGGAAGTATCGGTGAATTTGCAAATTTCGTTAAATGAAGAAGTAGAATTCTTGAGAGGCGAATTACATTCCTAGAGTAACTCGATGCTATCGTCACACCTGTCGTTAAAGTCCCGCTAAGTTCCGCAATGCGGAGCAACGAACATGGCATATTTTTCGTACAGAGAAACTTCGAATACTCCATCGACCGCGATCATGGCATATTGAACAATTTTATCCGAAGaatattgtatataaaatgAGATATCTGAATTGTTTTTGTCAAGAGCACGTGTAAACTgagaaaatcaaatatttcgtattcttgaaaaagaagtttcaatattcttttcatttttcgtaATTGCACGCGGTAAATTTCATACGAATATCCGGTTGATTAACTGTGCTTGACCGGTAAAATCGTTGGTAACGGAAACGTAAACGATTCTTAATAGAAAGTCGATTCCAACTATTTCTAGATCGTAAACAGACCAAATCCGCGGATAACGAGTAATCTACTTAACTCGTCGGCTTTTCGTATTCGTTTCATGTTCGCTTCACAAATGTTACAAGAATTTGCATTatgtttaaatataataaacgcGGAACGTGTTTCATTTCCAATTCAAACAGGATAATTGCGATAAACTCTCAgctattacttttaatttacgGTAATTCAAAGCAACGATACTCGGTTAAAATTTCCTTTCAATTATCTTCACTTGCATCTTTTTATCATCTCATGATTTATTCACCCGGTCAATTATGTAAATTGTGGGAAGGTAGATGAAGATATAGACACgttacaaaaaagaaataaatatttatttatacaggtaaaaaaaaaataacataaaaacAACATTATTGTACAATCATTGTCCCTCGTTGGAGGGACGGACAAATAAGTTAATCATAAATTAGTTGATAAACGAAGTGTAATTAGAGAAAAGCGTATACGTCCGTTTGTCGCGTCGATGGGAACGTCTTGTTCGTCCGTCGGTCGTTCGAAGCatgattgaatttttcaaacatttctgGAAACAATGGATGAATGAAGTCAAATGTTGTGTCAGTCGAAACATAGTCCGGTCAATTGTCAGTCGGTTGATGGTCAAAGAAAGCAAAGATATCGTTcgaggaagaaaaatgaaaacggTCAGTGAGAAAAATTGAAGAACAGGTAGGAAGAATTAGAGAAAGACGGAGtcaaagagaaaatgaaatactAAATCTAACGGCAAGAACGTGTTGGCAAGAATCGATGGACACCGAGGACCCGACTCGGTCTAGCAGACGAAAGCCAGTTAGGTTCGAATCAGGTACCACGAATTCGGATCTTCGAACTCGTCATCATTTAGCATGGGCCGAGTAGGCTAAATCGTGGGCGTCCGTTTGCCCGGAAATCGGGCTCTGACCATGGAAACTTCTGGCCCATCCGCTCGAGTAACTGTCACCGTGTCCATGGTCCGAACTGTAGGTATGGCTGGAGCTGTGATGAGGGTGTGCGACCACTTCGTACGTCACGTGCTTCTGTTGCGAGAACAATTTCTTCAGGCCGATTATACCAGCCAGGAGGAGAGCGATCTTGGAGAGAAGAAGCGCCTTGCCGACCAACAGTGCGAGTGCCTTGAATGCCAAGCCACCGATCAGACCGATCTTCAGCACCGCAGCAGCGATCAGCGGCCCCATgttattgttcttcttcccaCGACCTGAAACGAGATATCAAATGAGATTGTTGTCGCTTTCGTCGAGGAAGGTAAACGTCGAGGACTTTCTATGGTAGTAAAGTTTGATGAGGCGTGACTAAATTGTCGGATAAAGGAATCTTTGTTTTGTGGCGGAGGTTTAATTGTCCGGGTGTCAAAGTGAATTTTCAGTCTTGAATCATTGACACTTGAGCGAAGAAAGGATCTATCACCAtcgataattaaaagaaattctaGCTCCTGTGATAATTACCATCCTGAACAGGAACATTATCCGCTCGTTCGATGGACAGGCCTAGATTCAACGAGCCATTTTCATCCTCTGAGGCGGAAACAACGACGTCGTCTTCTGGAAGAATCCTCCATTTGATGCTTCTAGACTTGACGAACGCGTACACCTTGTTCGCAACAAGGTCGAGGACCTCGGATTCGTCGTCTTTGCTTCTACCAGCTTCGAATGTGATCACCTCCTCGGACGCTTGGCTAGTTTTTCTGATCTCGATGTCGTCGGTCAACTCGATCGACGCCTTCTTCAGCAGTTTGTTCATGTACGTCACAAGCTTCAGCATCACACAGCTACTCACGTCGTTCTGAGAGCACTTGGAGTTCAATTTACGAAGCAACTCCTCCTCGTATTTCGCTCGATCCGTTAGCGTCACAGACTGCTGCTCGAGGACGCTGATCTTGTCGAGCTTCTCCAACGGATTCGCCAGACACGCGGACAGGTAGGAGATCAACAGGAATACTATAATCGTCTTCATCTTGTTGCTCTGTAAAATCATTCTTTGTTCAATGCTAGGGACCGGTTAATCGTCTAACAATTTTAACACTAGAGCTACCGAAacagtcaaaatgactggtttcaagtttcttattttaatttataaatattttaaggcATTTTTGCTggaatgtatgttggctattctatattattttcaacttaaaaattaatttcagacCATGAAATCAAGGTCACTGTTAAATCTTGAAAAaggaatgatttaaaaaatcattgCTAGGACACCCTTCAACATCAACCCTCAAAATAATTTGCAAACTCAACACAATAgctctaataaaaaggaataaaaataaaataattagcgTCCATTCCCAAAGGATCAAATAATCAGAATTTAACGAATCCAAAGAACGATTGAATGACAACGAGGAACCCACCTGAATTTCGATCCTCTGATTGAGAAAACAGAAGCTGGGTCGAGGGCACGCTGAAGGGACGGCGCCTCTtctctcttccttccttcctggcTGAAACTAAGGCACTACGCAAGCGTCCCTTTAGCGCGTGTGTGACCCGATGCGTGGATCGAGCGTAGCGAGTATTCTGGACCCGTCGTCTCGCCCCGGCCACTTTATATACGTAGATCTGAACGGCGTATACGGACGGCATACACGCGTAAGCAAACGCGTAAACGTGCAACACGCAACCGTCGAGCCACCACCATCCCGCAGGAGGGAGCGGGCCACACGAGGGCGGGTGGTGTGCCCACTTTTGCCTTTGATACGAGCTGGCTGGCTGACTGGTCGATCGGAATCCTGGTGGTGGGATTCGTGTTATACGACTGTTTGCCTCTCCTTCTACGCGCAAACTTGCTGAAAAGAGAAGCGACCTGATATCCCAAGGTGAAGGCTCTCGTTCTCTTCGTCGTGTAGCCGTGCAAAACTGGTTCCCCCTGGACACCTTCGTGGGACACCATCGACGGACATCGCTTCCACCGTGTACGgactgttgttgttgttgttgctgttacCTGCCTGGCTTACCAGCACACACTCGCGTGCCAGTATTACACGCATAGAAGATTCCTGGACACGTTGGGGAACCGCCACGACCCGCCACGAGAACCGTGTCACGTATGTGGAGCACGCGCGACATCGGCCGAATGAGTAGCCATTTCGGTACACCGACTGCGACCCAACGTGCAACCAGACGCGTTCAATGGAATCTTTACGGTTCGGATGCGATTCATCGTTTACAGGTGGGACGTTCGGGTATACAGGGTAGAGAGATATTTCTACGTGACCTGACCACTTATTCCTGTTAAGTAGATTATGAACCAGTGTCGGACGAAAATTCATGCAACCGTTGCTAGAAGAAATCTAGACGATTTACGTGCTTTCAACGGGCATGACATTCATTCTCTTTCTTATCGCTCATCAAGGATCTTCCCAGCCGTTGATTTTTCGCGTAGAGAGCGTAGAATGATTTACGTAGACAGCTGATGAACGCCGTGGAAACGACACGCCTGGGTTAGGGGAAAAGCACGATTCATCGATGCCATTTCACGGACTCTTTACTCGTCTAATTTCAGGACAGACACATTTTTCTTTGATTCTAGACTCTTCCTCTTCGTTTCGTTCGTACGACGCGtgggaaaaatgaagaaaaagaaagaagggaaatTCGCGACACGTGCACGGAACTGTTCCCGTGCTGGCACACGATACGGATTCAAATCGAGGTGAAAAACACTCTAGAAAGCAACGGGTCAGCGTTATATTACGCTCGTAAAGAAAGTAAATATCGCGGCACCGCGTGCCGTAACAAGAAACAATTACGCCAGGAAGAAGGCGTGTGTGACGAAGTGTGCCAAGTTCGTGGCTGGTATTCGCGAGAGTCTAGAAAAGTTCGAGTACCGAACCGATTCATCCGATACTGTTGCGAAGAATCCACCGTGTAATCTTCGTCTTGATACGtcgaataaatatttgcaaGAGAGCTTGTGGAGTGTAACGAATGATAAATGGTACTGTCCGAGAACAGttaatcaatttcaaaattattatcacGATATAAATGACTTCTGAATGATGCTACAGAGTTACAGTTCAGCTTTAGCGGTGTCGAGATCGGAACCAGAAGAACCGGACAGGGAGAGCTCGCAGAAAAACAACGATATCCGCTTTTCATTCTTGAATCGAACCTGTTTTCTTATGCAGGCTGCTTTCGCGAGAGACAAGTGGCCGATGCAATCctcagaatttttattttacgtcTAAAAATTACCCAGGGTTAATTAAACTTCTTCGATCGACAACCGAATGACCTGGGTTCGGTAACAAATAAGCAACGAGACGAAAACTTTCATCTCCAAAAGGAATCGCGACTGCAATTTGCATTTCGAATATGAAAATATATCGCACGCGACTCGTCCTCATTTTTGAGAACCGACGCAGTCATAAACGCGCCACCTTCTTCCCGCCATTTCTAATCTCAACAAATATCGTTacaaaaaattcagaaaaagtGTGCCGGTGTGGAATCGTACATGGTGACCGATTATTCGCAGCGACCATGGTTGGATCTCACGGTGTACGATGGAGATGTTTTGGTAGTCCACGAACCGTTACGTCGAATTCCACTCGAACGATTTGTCAGAGTCGCCAGACGTCGTGGGTGACCGATTTCCGGTGAAATTTCCGATCGCCTTTCGATAGATTCGGTACTAGTTACGAGAAGCACACCAAAGTTATTTTGGCGTGAGAAAAATTAGGAACGAATATAATAACACACTTTCGCGCTAGAATTCCAGCGACTCAACAGAGCCGATCGTAATCAACATCGACGATTAATTACTCAGTAGGTAGCTCCTACAGTTAGACATAGGGTGTGTAcgactaattaatttattgaaagaTCCTCATTGATAATAGAAGCTTCCATATCAgaatttgctacaatttataacaaaattgaattttaattaaaaatttcaatttgtgaCAGAAGtttcagaatattaaaattcctgCCTGTTCCTAGCAAAATTTCTGCTAGCCGAAAGGATCGAAGGAAGATAACGCTTGACATTCCCACGTCTCATCAAGAACACACGAAGCCTATCCCGTTTCCTTCGAACCGTTCGCCGGTCAAACGATGAGAATTAAACGATCGACCACGGCGAAAAACGGAAAAAGATATCAAAAGAATCGGTCACGTGCGAATCTTGGCGATTTGCATTGCTCGAGCGCCGTTGATATCTACCTGTTTCGTTAACTTTCTCCAGGTAACCTTGTTCCCTCATTCTTTTTCCCCTCGCGCACGTTACCGTTCATATACACGATTTAGCGCGATCGCTCGACCATGCAGACAGGAAAGTTCGCATTCTACCCTCTATGTGACGTAAAGGACCCGCCGTTATCAAGGTCATCCTTGGGCGTT encodes:
- the LOC117603839 gene encoding uncharacterized protein LOC117603839, producing the protein MKTIIVFLLISYLSACLANPLEKLDKISVLEQQSVTLTDRAKYEEELLRKLNSKCSQNDVSSCVMLKLVTYMNKLLKKASIELTDDIEIRKTSQASEEVITFEAGRSKDDESEVLDLVANKVYAFVKSRSIKWRILPEDDVVVSASEDENGSLNLGLSIERADNVPVQDGRGKKNNNMGPLIAAAVLKIGLIGGLAFKALALLVGKALLLSKIALLLAGIIGLKKLFSQQKHVTYEVVAHPHHSSSHTYSSDHGHGDSYSSGWARSFHGQSPISGQTDAHDLAYSAHAK
- the LOC117603689 gene encoding uncharacterized protein LOC117603689, with product MDWFENGTGHGVRRRLALCLLIVCVLSTATSADTNDTKDVWSGFSTGCSSTDAKNLSVSCYGVRIVRKIVQQLLEKSSKEPNIEIFDGVSLVEVPGSGPARKGRLMKGFGNMGTLVQFLEGRELRIKLPSILPQNIESALQESLPEYIELRKFILFSGRGGGGGGGGFGGGGGGKKGGGGGYMILALMMGKMMAALGFGALGLLAMKALMVSALALMLSLIVAVKKLASGHDSGGGHHVVYAQDVGHHHYRKKRSLGEEDHDLPYRGYAHLFADSRVL